In Williamwhitmania sp., the DNA window AAAAGCACTATAATCATCGGCTAAATTCTGTGTGAGATCTTTGAACTTCTGTGCATCTGCCGGTGTCCACCAATCGGAAAGATTACCATCTTTATCGTATAGCCTTCCTTGGTCGTCGAAACCATGGGTCATTTCGTGACCAATTACACAACCAATACCACCGTAATTCAGGGCGTCGTCAGCCTTTAAATCGAAGAAAGGTGGACGGAGAATAGCTGCAGGGAAAACTATTTCGTTCATGGTTGGGCTATAGTAGGCATTCACCGTTTGTGGTGTCATTTCCCACTTGGTTCTGTCTACCGGTTTTCCCAATTCAGAAAGATTATCTTGAAAATGGAATGCGCTAGCATTTTTGACATTCTGTAGATAGCTGTCTCTGGTTATGTTTAGCGCAGAATAGTCTTGCCATTTGTCGGGGTAGCCAACCTTGACATTGATTTTTGCCAGTTTTTCCAGCGCTTTTTCCTTGGTTGGCTCGCTCATCCAAGGCAGCTGCTTAATGCGCTCCTTATAGGATTCTTTTAGGTTGTTTACCAGGTCAATCATTTTTGCCTTTGCTTCGGCAGGGAAATACTTCTTTACATAAAGTTCACCAATTGCTTCGCCTATTGCTCTATCGGCAGTTGCGGAAACGCGCTGCCATCTTGGGCGGTTTACTTCTTGGCCTGAAAGCTGCTTGCCATAGAAATCAAAATTGTTGGCTTCGAACTTACTGCTTAAGTATGGAGAGTAACGATTAAGAACATTCCACTTCAGGTAAATTTTCCAGCTATCCACCGGAATATTCTTAATCATTTTGCCTAGTTCAGTGAAAAATTTAGGGTTATCGACAATAAAGGATTCAACGTTTTTAACGCCCAGCGCAGTAAAGTATGCACTCCAGCTGATTCCGGGTGCCAACTTCTGCATCTCAGTAACAGTTTCCTTGTTGTACGTTTTAATAGGATCGCGGCGCTCTTTACGGCTCATGGACGATTGAGCAAGGCGGGTTTCTATGTTTAAAACATCTTGGCCAAATTGCTTAGCGTTAGAGGAATCAACACCTGTAAGTTCAAAGGATTTAGCAATGTATTTAAGATATGCAGCTCTTATTTCCTTTGATCTGCTGTCGTTGCCTAGGTAGTAATCACGATCGGGTAACCCCAAACCTCCTTGTGAAAGGTTAGCAATCATGCTGTTGGAGTTTCTTTCGTCCTGAACAACGCTAAAGTTGAAAGCGGGTCGAAGACCCATTGTTTGTAGGGAGGAAATATAACCTTGAATTTCTTCCGGTTTGGATAACTTATCAATGTTTTCGAAATCACCCATTAGTGGTGTAAAGCCAGCATTTTCAATGGCTGTAGTGTCCATTCCTGAAGCGTAAAAATCACCAACCTTTTGTAGATTGGAGCCTTTAGCTGCATTGGTGGATGCGGCAGCTTCCTCCAGAATGCCTTTTACGAAAACATTGTTCTCCTCTTGTAGCTGATCGAAAGATCCCCAACGGGATCTATCGCCAGGGATGGGGGTGTTTTTAATCCAGTTGCCATTGGCATAATCGTAAAAATCTACGCCTGGTTTAATGGACAAATCCATGTTGGCTGGTGAGAATGCCAAGGAGGTTTGCTTGTCTGAATGTCCACAACCCGCTATTCCCAGCAAGGTTGCCATGCCTGCTAAGATCATTAGTTGGTGCTTAGTCATGTTACTTCAATGTTAAGTTATTTATGGTGCTTAGATAGGTTTGGCTGCTAACCGTTTAATTGTGTGGATAAAAATAGGAAAAACAGCTAATACTAAATAAAAAAAGCCACCAAATTGGTGGCTTTCCTCTTTATTCTGTTAACTATTCAAAAAGTTTAAATGCTTTCTGAATGATTGCTATTGCTTCTCGCAACTCCGGTTCGGTAATAACCAACGGTGGGGCAAAGCGAATAATATGATCATGGGTAGGTTTAGCAAGCAGACCTAAGTCGCGCATGGCAAGGCAAACGTCCCAAGCGGTTTTACCATTTTTTGGTCTTACCACAATGGCGTTAAGTAAACCTTTACCTCTAACAAGGTCAACCATGTGGCTGTTGGTCTCTTTCTTAAATTTTTCCATCTCTTCGCGGAAGATTTTGCCCATGCGTTCAGCATTCTCGGCCAAATTCTCATCCTTAATTACGCTAAGAGCCTCAATGGCAACCTTACAAGCTACTGGGTTTCCTCCAAAAGTGGAGCCATGTTCACCAGGCTTAATGCAAAGCATAATGTCGTCGTCAGCAAGAACTGCCGACACTGGCATAACGCCACCAGAAATTGCTTTCCCAAGAATAAGAATGTCGGGATGAACGTTTTCGTGATCGCAGGCTAACATTTTGCCAGTGCGGGCAATTCCTGTTTGAACTTCGTCGGCAATGAAAAGCACATTTTTAGCTTTGCAGAGTTCCTTTGCTTTTTTCAAATACCCTGCATCAGGTACAAATACTCCGGCCTCACCCTGGATTGGCTCAACAAGGAAACCCGCAACATTGGGATCTTGCAGTTCTTTTTCGAGCGCTGGGATGTCGTTGTAAGGAATCTTGATAAACCCAGGAGTAAATGGACCAAAACCCGCATAGGAATCGGGGTCGGTGCTCATGGATACAATGGTTATGGTACGACCATGGAAGTTACCTTCGCAAACTATAATCTTGGCCATACCTTCCTTAATACCCTTTTTACTGTATGCCCATTTGCGGCAAAGCTTAAGAGCTGTTTCGTCGGCTTCTGCACCGGAGTTCATGGGAAGAACCTTGTCGTATCCAAAATACTTGGTTATAAACTCTTCAAATTCTCCAAGAACGTTGTTGTAGAATGCTCGTGAAGTCAGCGTAAGCATTTCTGCTTGCTGTTTCATTGCATTGATAATTCTTGGATGGCAGTGACCTTGGTTTACAGCGGAATAGGCTGACAGGAAGTCAAAATATCTTTTTCCTTCAACATCCCACATGAATACGCCTTTTCCCTTTTCGAGAACAACTGGAAGTGGATGGTAGTTGTGGGCTCCATACTTGTCTTCCCGATCCATGAACTGCTTTGGTGTCATCTTTGTCATTTCAGTTAGTTTATGAGGTTTTTATCTATTTTTTGCGGACACAAGTCTAGCAAAGGTTTTGCTCTTAAACAAGAATCGAAATCATATTTTTAGAAACTTTAACCTATTATATAGCATCATTTTAACTTAAGGGGAAAGAATTTATGAACTGTATGGAGGGAAATACTGTAAGTTCATGCCGGCTTTGTTAACAACAATCCTACAATTTTGTTTTTTTGAAGGTTCCATGAAAAAACGCCGAAAAAGGTGTTAAGTTTTTTCGGCGTAGTGAGACTTTCGAAGTGAGAGATCACCTATTGTACTGTATCGTAGTTACGCTCAGAAAGTTTATTTCCTTTTTCGTCGTAGATTATCCATAAGCCAACTTTTTGGCCATTCTTGTAGGTCATGTCGTAGCGGAGAACGCCATTCTCATCCCAAATAAACCACTTCCCATTCTTCAGACCATTGGTGTAGTTGGCCTCAGCCACTTT includes these proteins:
- a CDS encoding M13 family metallopeptidase, whose translation is MTKHQLMILAGMATLLGIAGCGHSDKQTSLAFSPANMDLSIKPGVDFYDYANGNWIKNTPIPGDRSRWGSFDQLQEENNVFVKGILEEAAASTNAAKGSNLQKVGDFYASGMDTTAIENAGFTPLMGDFENIDKLSKPEEIQGYISSLQTMGLRPAFNFSVVQDERNSNSMIANLSQGGLGLPDRDYYLGNDSRSKEIRAAYLKYIAKSFELTGVDSSNAKQFGQDVLNIETRLAQSSMSRKERRDPIKTYNKETVTEMQKLAPGISWSAYFTALGVKNVESFIVDNPKFFTELGKMIKNIPVDSWKIYLKWNVLNRYSPYLSSKFEANNFDFYGKQLSGQEVNRPRWQRVSATADRAIGEAIGELYVKKYFPAEAKAKMIDLVNNLKESYKERIKQLPWMSEPTKEKALEKLAKINVKVGYPDKWQDYSALNITRDSYLQNVKNASAFHFQDNLSELGKPVDRTKWEMTPQTVNAYYSPTMNEIVFPAAILRPPFFDLKADDALNYGGIGCVIGHEMTHGFDDQGRLYDKDGNLSDWWTPADAQKFKDLTQNLADDYSAF
- the rocD gene encoding ornithine--oxo-acid transaminase, translated to MTKMTPKQFMDREDKYGAHNYHPLPVVLEKGKGVFMWDVEGKRYFDFLSAYSAVNQGHCHPRIINAMKQQAEMLTLTSRAFYNNVLGEFEEFITKYFGYDKVLPMNSGAEADETALKLCRKWAYSKKGIKEGMAKIIVCEGNFHGRTITIVSMSTDPDSYAGFGPFTPGFIKIPYNDIPALEKELQDPNVAGFLVEPIQGEAGVFVPDAGYLKKAKELCKAKNVLFIADEVQTGIARTGKMLACDHENVHPDILILGKAISGGVMPVSAVLADDDIMLCIKPGEHGSTFGGNPVACKVAIEALSVIKDENLAENAERMGKIFREEMEKFKKETNSHMVDLVRGKGLLNAIVVRPKNGKTAWDVCLAMRDLGLLAKPTHDHIIRFAPPLVITEPELREAIAIIQKAFKLFE